The following proteins are co-located in the Roseovarius arcticus genome:
- a CDS encoding MFS transporter, which yields MSTLASLRKISKGIWALGFVSLFKDISSKLIHALLPVYLVTVMGVSMVTVGIIEGIAEATASIVKIFSGAISDWLGKRKLLAVIGYGLAAFTKPIFPLAGSVSWLVAARSIDRIGKGIRGTPRDALVADLAPAHLRGASFGLRQSLDTVGAFLGPLLAIALMWMTTNNFSAVFWVAVIPAFLALGLLVFFVHEPERSVAMRKVPFPLSLPELKRLGSSYWLVVAVATIFSLARFSEAFHSKGSKHRFASGSHPNGSGGFRRGPMGVAHAINARAACNTCGGHRTAGTARNSLWDVQPYRGACTAGRKYPCCRTLGWLRATGDFLRPSESHGDCLGRARSRTFAAPRTGSVSQSLIFK from the coding sequence TTGTCAACTTTGGCAAGTCTTCGCAAAATTTCCAAAGGAATATGGGCGCTTGGGTTTGTGTCCTTGTTTAAGGATATTTCGTCGAAACTGATACACGCTCTGCTGCCGGTCTATCTTGTCACTGTTATGGGCGTGTCTATGGTCACGGTGGGCATTATCGAAGGCATCGCGGAAGCCACGGCCTCCATCGTTAAGATTTTCTCAGGTGCAATTTCCGACTGGCTTGGGAAGCGCAAGCTGCTGGCGGTCATTGGATATGGCCTTGCAGCTTTCACAAAGCCGATCTTCCCTTTGGCGGGATCCGTCAGTTGGTTGGTAGCTGCGCGTTCTATCGACCGAATCGGCAAAGGCATCCGCGGCACGCCGCGAGATGCACTTGTGGCCGACCTTGCGCCTGCTCATCTGCGTGGAGCCAGTTTTGGACTACGGCAGTCTCTTGATACTGTTGGGGCCTTTCTCGGTCCACTGCTCGCTATTGCTCTGATGTGGATGACTACTAATAACTTTTCAGCTGTTTTCTGGGTCGCCGTCATTCCGGCCTTTCTGGCTCTTGGTCTGCTGGTGTTTTTCGTCCATGAGCCAGAGCGAAGTGTGGCCATGCGCAAAGTTCCTTTTCCCCTGAGCTTACCTGAACTCAAGCGCCTCGGTTCGAGCTACTGGCTGGTTGTCGCGGTCGCGACAATATTCTCGCTCGCGCGCTTCAGCGAGGCGTTTCATTCTAAGGGCTCAAAGCACAGGTTTGCCTCTGGTTCTCATCCCAATGGTTCTGGTGGCTTTCGGCGTGGCCCTATGGGGGTTGCACATGCGATTAACGCAAGGGCTGCTTGCAACACTTGTGGCGGACACCGCACCGCCGGAACTGCGAGGAACAGCCTATGGGATGTTCAACCTTACAGGGGGGCTTGCACTGCTGGCCGCAAGTATCCTTGCTGCCGCACTTTGGGATGGCTTCGGGCCACAGGCGACTTTCTTCGCCCGAGCGAGTCTCACGGCGATTGCCTTGGCAGGGCTAGGTCTCGTACGTTTGCGGCTCCCCGAACTGGGAGCGTCTCACAAAGCTTAATCTTTAAATAA
- a CDS encoding LysR family transcriptional regulator, whose product MAPSLSLTALRAFDLVARLGTFTEAARALNVTRPAISKQIKCLEAMVGCQLVIRTRPKVTLSERGSELAAGLRQGFDTISASVQRTIEHSSQPNTVRLLVERDFASSWLAERIGGFLLNHPGTSVEVNAERNGQLHPDEDFSFRIFYGPKGRYKTDTLVEEFLCDWIDIPVCTPEYESAHILEYGRYHDAHFLLDKNYNPWSAWFENTDLEDPGDQATYSSFNETSLCLSAALAGSGITIGDSFLCLDAIDSGRLVAPFKTGLHSVERYSICYPIGRKLSLSERNFLKWLSQTIMEYEQNVVQVLARIGIRVISSEIKQAV is encoded by the coding sequence ATGGCCCCCTCCCTTTCCCTTACAGCCTTGCGCGCGTTTGACCTCGTTGCGCGGTTAGGTACATTCACCGAAGCCGCGCGGGCCCTCAATGTGACGCGCCCTGCAATCAGCAAGCAGATCAAATGCTTGGAGGCGATGGTCGGATGCCAATTGGTCATTCGAACCCGCCCGAAAGTCACGCTTTCCGAACGCGGGAGCGAGTTGGCGGCGGGATTACGGCAGGGTTTCGATACTATCTCGGCCAGCGTGCAAAGGACGATCGAACATTCTAGTCAGCCGAACACTGTTCGACTGTTAGTTGAGCGGGATTTCGCGTCATCATGGTTGGCAGAGCGGATTGGTGGCTTTTTGCTGAACCACCCGGGCACCTCCGTCGAGGTCAACGCCGAGCGTAATGGGCAGCTGCACCCGGACGAAGATTTCAGCTTTCGGATTTTTTATGGCCCAAAGGGGCGCTACAAAACGGATACACTCGTCGAAGAGTTTTTGTGCGACTGGATCGATATTCCGGTCTGCACGCCAGAATATGAATCAGCGCATATACTTGAATATGGCCGCTATCACGACGCGCATTTTTTGCTCGACAAAAACTACAACCCTTGGTCAGCATGGTTCGAAAATACGGACCTTGAGGATCCGGGCGATCAAGCAACCTATTCAAGCTTCAATGAAACATCTTTGTGCCTTTCCGCCGCTTTGGCAGGATCGGGGATAACGATCGGAGATAGCTTCCTGTGCCTTGATGCCATTGATAGTGGCCGCCTTGTTGCTCCATTTAAAACTGGGCTGCACAGTGTCGAGCGGTATTCAATCTGCTATCCTATCGGTCGAAAATTGTCGTTATCTGAAAGAAATTTTCTCAAATGGTTGTCCCAAACGATTATGGAATATGAACAGAACGTCGTTCAGGTCCTGGCGAGGATTGGCATAAGGGTGATCTCATCGGAGATAAAGCAAGCAGTTTAA
- a CDS encoding DUF1127 domain-containing protein, producing MTSTSNPKLTASIASKHSKYGLTSLLAQWWRNHHSRKALGDMEKHHLHDIGVDPAEAEAERRKPFWR from the coding sequence ATGACTAGCACCTCAAACCCAAAGTTAACCGCATCCATTGCCTCGAAGCATTCTAAATACGGCCTTACATCTCTGCTCGCACAATGGTGGCGAAACCATCACTCCCGTAAGGCGCTGGGTGATATGGAAAAGCACCACCTGCACGATATTGGTGTTGATCCGGCTGAAGCAGAGGCCGAGAGGCGCAAGCCGTTTTGGCGCTAA
- a CDS encoding cupin domain-containing protein, which translates to MSNPVKFSMSGPDGWKDAADIALETAELTKGQPMGLDHAYFKNEKSGIRAGIWRSTAYSEFYEDYPCTEFMYVLEGSVTLENDEFSETYKKGDAFLVPKGFRGHWKQTEPMLKYYVMID; encoded by the coding sequence ATGAGCAACCCCGTAAAATTCTCAATGAGCGGTCCTGACGGATGGAAAGATGCGGCAGATATTGCGTTGGAAACCGCAGAATTGACTAAGGGCCAGCCAATGGGATTGGATCATGCCTATTTCAAAAATGAAAAATCCGGCATCCGCGCAGGCATCTGGCGTTCAACGGCATATTCCGAGTTTTACGAAGATTATCCCTGCACTGAATTTATGTACGTGCTGGAAGGGTCGGTAACCTTAGAGAACGATGAGTTCAGCGAAACCTACAAAAAGGGGGATGCGTTTCTCGTTCCAAAAGGCTTCCGCGGCCACTGGAAGCAAACCGAGCCGATGTTGAAATACTACGTGATGATCGACTGA
- a CDS encoding GcvT family protein — translation MQDHAKVVVVGGGCVGASILYGLTEHGCSDAVLIERSQLTAGSTWHAAGLLVTFVRSHVISQMTMETIRIYGEVERKLGTSCGLRKVGQLRVANTQERWDEFQSYIGIAEAAGVPAQLLTPEEVQEKHPFLSPSENIYGGILHPEDGYINPADITQGMIRLARKKGAKVYQNTEARSYTKRQSGGWTVATSNGEITCDHLVFATGNYARENAKRVGLDLPCIPIVHQYWTTETVPQLQQRKADGQAELPILRDEDYGAYLREDVGALQFGPYEFEKDLKLFAVDGVPKDFGADLLPEDFDAVEGQWEQALARVPVLGEVGIKSNTRGPFQMTPDELPLCGPAPGHDDLWLAEGVPGGILWGGTMGERLSRWILEGDPGIEMASLDPRRFGNYVTKRWTADKVREVWGRHMHAHIPGEDYPGARPLKTVGSYDLLTAKGAVWTTLNGCEFPSWFAPSPELAVPEYSFRKTKHMTYVEQEVRATRSAAGLIEMSPMAKFWVRGPGAKKWLNGIMANSLPKVGRLALSVACNDRGGIDAEYTIARHGEDDFYLVSTPNGEVYNFDQLSRQLPKDGSVTLENVSELIGVIAIAGPKSRKILQPLTDSDLSNDAFPWLSAQLGEVGYARDVQLLRVSYTGELGWELHHPRAYNRHLVDVLLKAGAPHGLVPFGLKALESMRLEKSYRAMHRELTQDITPLEAGLNRFVKLNKGNFTGRDALATQADQGAKRVLVTLKLPSGETTVIADEGIYVNGTVVGRVTSGGFSYHFGHDIAMGLVSPEVSAHGTQLQVLIHNEMREATVVHDSLYDPTNANARQ, via the coding sequence ATGCAAGATCATGCAAAAGTCGTTGTTGTCGGAGGCGGGTGCGTCGGGGCTTCTATTTTGTATGGCCTGACAGAACATGGCTGCTCAGATGCTGTCCTGATCGAACGCAGCCAACTTACAGCCGGATCAACCTGGCATGCGGCCGGGCTCTTGGTCACTTTTGTACGCTCTCACGTCATCAGCCAGATGACGATGGAGACCATTCGCATCTATGGCGAGGTGGAGCGAAAGCTGGGGACTTCTTGCGGGCTGCGCAAGGTCGGGCAGTTGCGTGTAGCGAACACGCAAGAGCGTTGGGATGAATTCCAAAGCTACATTGGCATCGCAGAGGCCGCGGGTGTTCCTGCGCAGTTATTGACGCCGGAAGAGGTTCAGGAAAAGCACCCATTTCTGTCCCCTAGCGAAAATATCTATGGCGGGATTCTGCACCCCGAAGATGGCTATATCAATCCGGCCGATATCACCCAGGGGATGATACGTCTGGCCCGCAAGAAGGGTGCGAAAGTCTACCAGAATACCGAAGCGCGGTCTTACACCAAACGCCAAAGCGGCGGCTGGACGGTTGCGACGTCAAACGGCGAAATAACCTGCGATCATCTGGTTTTTGCAACCGGCAACTACGCGCGGGAAAACGCCAAACGGGTCGGTCTGGATTTGCCGTGCATTCCGATTGTTCACCAGTATTGGACAACCGAAACTGTCCCGCAACTGCAACAGCGAAAGGCGGATGGGCAAGCGGAATTGCCGATCCTGCGGGACGAAGATTACGGCGCTTACCTTCGCGAAGATGTGGGCGCGCTTCAATTTGGTCCCTATGAATTCGAAAAGGACCTCAAACTTTTTGCCGTGGACGGCGTGCCAAAGGATTTTGGTGCCGATCTTTTGCCCGAAGATTTTGACGCCGTCGAAGGTCAGTGGGAGCAGGCGTTGGCACGGGTACCCGTGTTGGGCGAGGTTGGAATCAAGTCCAATACCCGTGGCCCTTTCCAGATGACGCCTGATGAATTGCCCCTATGTGGCCCCGCCCCAGGCCATGATGATTTGTGGCTGGCAGAGGGAGTTCCGGGTGGCATTCTTTGGGGCGGCACCATGGGTGAACGGCTGAGCCGTTGGATCTTGGAGGGCGATCCGGGGATAGAGATGGCTTCGCTCGATCCGCGCCGCTTTGGTAACTACGTCACCAAGCGTTGGACGGCGGACAAGGTGCGTGAAGTCTGGGGGCGACACATGCATGCCCATATACCGGGGGAAGACTATCCCGGTGCGCGTCCTCTCAAGACGGTCGGATCCTATGACCTTTTGACGGCCAAAGGCGCTGTCTGGACCACGTTGAATGGTTGCGAATTTCCCAGTTGGTTCGCGCCATCCCCTGAACTGGCGGTGCCCGAGTATAGCTTCCGCAAGACCAAGCACATGACCTATGTCGAACAAGAAGTGCGCGCGACGCGGTCCGCGGCTGGACTGATAGAAATGTCGCCCATGGCCAAGTTCTGGGTCCGTGGACCTGGCGCGAAAAAATGGCTGAACGGCATCATGGCTAACAGTTTGCCCAAAGTTGGGCGGTTGGCGCTAAGCGTGGCCTGCAATGACAGAGGCGGCATTGACGCCGAATACACCATCGCGCGTCACGGCGAAGACGACTTCTATCTGGTCAGCACACCCAACGGCGAGGTCTATAACTTCGATCAGCTGTCGCGCCAATTGCCGAAGGATGGCAGCGTCACGCTCGAAAATGTATCCGAGCTGATAGGAGTCATCGCCATTGCAGGCCCCAAATCCCGCAAGATTCTGCAACCGTTAACGGACAGCGATCTGTCGAACGACGCCTTTCCCTGGTTATCTGCGCAGCTGGGTGAGGTCGGCTATGCCAGAGACGTCCAGCTTTTGCGCGTGAGCTACACTGGTGAATTGGGCTGGGAATTGCATCATCCTCGCGCCTACAACCGCCATCTGGTGGATGTTCTTTTGAAGGCAGGCGCGCCTCACGGGCTTGTGCCCTTTGGCCTCAAGGCGCTTGAATCCATGCGGCTCGAGAAATCCTATCGCGCAATGCACCGCGAACTGACGCAGGATATCACACCGTTGGAGGCGGGGCTGAACCGGTTTGTAAAGCTAAACAAAGGCAATTTCACGGGCCGCGATGCCTTGGCTACGCAGGCAGACCAAGGCGCAAAACGCGTGCTTGTCACGTTGAAACTTCCGTCAGGCGAGACGACCGTGATTGCTGATGAAGGCATCTATGTAAACGGTACCGTGGTAGGCCGCGTGACGTCAGGCGGGTTCTCTTATCATTTTGGCCACGACATCGCGATGGGACTAGTGTCTCCTGAGGTATCCGCCCATGGCACGCAGCTTCAGGTTCTAATCCACAATGAAATGCGCGAAGCTACAGTTGTACATGATAGCCTGTACGATCCTACAAATGCGAACGCACGACAGTAA
- a CDS encoding glutathione S-transferase produces the protein MKLYYSPGACSFAVHIMLEELGVPYQKELVLTGDGSTRTDRHLAINPKGQVPVLDLGTEALTEVPAIMLHLMLTYGANLKLDTSPLRMVRAVEWMNWLSSGVHAGPVTQCWNPHRLTDEQSHQSSIQEKGQKRLREAYHLIEGKFPKGAMPLVISRWLILVCLDIFDGAIGSAWICEPSFRAGQVIA, from the coding sequence ATGAAACTCTATTATTCGCCGGGGGCATGTTCGTTCGCTGTTCACATTATGCTTGAAGAACTTGGTGTGCCCTATCAGAAGGAATTGGTACTGACAGGCGACGGCTCAACCAGAACGGACCGGCATCTCGCCATCAACCCGAAAGGGCAAGTTCCGGTTTTGGATTTGGGGACAGAGGCTCTCACCGAGGTGCCCGCGATCATGCTTCATCTGATGCTCACCTATGGGGCCAATCTTAAATTGGATACCTCACCGCTTAGGATGGTGCGGGCTGTGGAGTGGATGAATTGGCTATCCAGCGGCGTGCATGCGGGGCCTGTTACCCAATGCTGGAACCCACACCGATTGACAGATGAGCAAAGCCATCAGTCTTCGATACAGGAAAAAGGGCAAAAGAGACTGCGAGAGGCTTATCATCTGATTGAAGGAAAATTCCCAAAAGGGGCTATGCCCTTGGTGATTTCTCGGTGGTTGATCCTTGTTTGCTTGGATATTTTCGATGGGGCAATCGGCTCGGCTTGGATATGCGAGCCAAGTTTCCGAGCTGGACAGGTCATTGCTTGA
- a CDS encoding IS3-like element ISSusp2 family transposase (programmed frameshift), whose translation MKNGRYSDAQIMAVLKQAEGGVPVSELCREHGMSSASFYKWRAKFGGMDASLMSEMKDMAEENRRLKRMYAEMSMQNDLLKEALGKKPLRPSLRREMAMNAVARHGVSIASACRAFQISETCYRYSPVMSDENEEIADWLERLTANKRNWGFGLCFLYLRNVQGYGWNHKRVYRIYCAMELNLRIKPKKRLKRDKPEPLAVPDKPNETWSMDFMADQLADGRSIRTLNVLDDFNREGLCIEVDFSLPAGRVVRSLNQIIEWRGQPQTIRVDNGPEYISGKLMEWAEKRNVRLEYIQPGKPQQNAYIERYNRTVRGEWLGQYILETIEEAQDQATEWLWTYNNERPNMGIGGMTPAMKLKTAA comes from the exons ATGAAGAACGGACGATACAGCGACGCGCAGATCATGGCCGTGTTGAAGCAGGCGGAGGGCGGTGTGCCGGTCTCTGAGCTTTGCCGTGAGCATGGCATGAGCAGCGCCAGTTTCTATAAGTGGCGCGCCAAGTTTGGCGGCATGGATGCGTCTTTGATGTCTGAGATGAAGGATATGGCGGAGGAGAACCGCCGTCTGAAGCGCATGTATGCTGAGATGAGCATGCAAAATGATCTGCTGAAGGAAGCCCTTGGAAAAAAGC CGTTAAGGCCGTCTCTGCGACGAGAGATGGCCATGAATGCGGTCGCACGACACGGCGTAAGCATCGCGTCGGCGTGCCGGGCGTTCCAGATCAGCGAGACCTGCTACAGATACAGCCCTGTTATGAGCGATGAGAATGAAGAGATCGCCGATTGGCTGGAACGTCTGACAGCAAACAAGCGCAACTGGGGCTTCGGCCTGTGCTTCCTGTATCTGCGCAACGTCCAGGGTTACGGCTGGAACCACAAGCGGGTTTACCGGATCTACTGCGCAATGGAGCTAAACCTGCGTATCAAGCCGAAGAAACGCTTGAAGCGGGACAAGCCGGAGCCCCTGGCGGTGCCTGATAAGCCCAATGAGACATGGTCCATGGATTTCATGGCGGATCAGCTGGCAGACGGGCGCTCGATTAGGACATTAAACGTGCTGGATGACTTTAACCGCGAGGGTCTATGCATCGAAGTGGACTTTTCGCTGCCCGCAGGGAGAGTTGTCAGAAGCTTAAACCAGATCATTGAATGGCGCGGACAACCGCAGACAATTCGCGTCGATAATGGCCCAGAATATATCAGTGGTAAGCTGATGGAATGGGCCGAGAAACGCAATGTTCGGCTGGAATATATCCAGCCGGGCAAGCCACAACAGAACGCTTACATCGAACGCTACAATCGTACCGTTCGCGGTGAATGGCTGGGGCAATACATCCTTGAAACCATCGAGGAGGCACAGGACCAAGCAACTGAATGGCTCTGGACTTACAACAACGAGCGACCCAACATGGGAATCGGCGGCATGACACCTGCCATGAAACTAAAGACAGCCGCCTGA
- a CDS encoding LysR substrate-binding domain-containing protein — MQNHSLNGLRMFEAAARHLSFTVAASELNVTQAAVSQQIRRLEDELGVKLFLREKGGLALSVSGQDLAKSTNVALSMIKKSTDRITDTETGGVLAVSTLASFASRWLIPRLSRFQEKHPDIALHVHTSGTKVDFDRDGIDAAIRLAAKKELGLHDELIMQDSLCLVASADVAKAVGDIRENLYKHPLIIDGSRLLDENSLDLTGLATEQAMELLKLDKMKLDFRVYKQSDSVVLAALAGQGVALTRSSLCSGDLETGRLALVCNFRLPLEFGYSLVWPESRAKDPKLLAFKRWMMKEVADLQDAGDCGASMGELPP; from the coding sequence ATGCAGAACCATTCTCTCAACGGGTTACGGATGTTTGAAGCGGCTGCGCGACACCTTAGTTTCACGGTCGCGGCCAGTGAACTCAATGTAACGCAGGCTGCTGTCAGCCAACAGATACGACGGCTGGAGGACGAGCTGGGGGTGAAACTATTTCTAAGAGAGAAGGGAGGCTTGGCATTGTCAGTTTCAGGTCAGGACTTGGCCAAGAGCACGAATGTCGCGCTGAGCATGATTAAGAAATCAACTGATCGGATCACCGATACGGAAACAGGGGGTGTTCTGGCAGTTTCGACCCTAGCATCATTTGCTTCCCGATGGCTCATTCCGCGGTTGTCGAGATTTCAGGAAAAGCACCCCGACATTGCACTGCATGTCCATACATCGGGAACAAAGGTTGATTTCGATCGCGATGGGATTGATGCCGCCATACGGCTTGCTGCCAAGAAAGAGCTTGGACTTCATGATGAGTTGATCATGCAGGATTCACTTTGCCTGGTCGCGTCCGCCGATGTAGCAAAGGCGGTTGGGGACATTCGCGAAAATCTGTATAAACATCCCCTCATCATTGATGGGAGCCGGTTGTTAGACGAAAACTCTCTTGACCTCACAGGGTTGGCAACAGAACAGGCCATGGAACTGCTGAAGCTCGATAAGATGAAACTCGACTTTCGCGTTTACAAGCAAAGCGACAGTGTTGTTCTGGCGGCGTTAGCGGGGCAAGGGGTTGCATTGACGCGATCGTCATTATGCAGCGGTGATCTGGAAACCGGCAGACTGGCACTGGTCTGTAATTTTCGGCTCCCGTTAGAATTCGGATATTCCCTTGTTTGGCCCGAAAGCCGTGCCAAAGACCCTAAGTTGCTGGCGTTCAAGCGATGGATGATGAAAGAGGTGGCCGACTTGCAAGATGCTGGGGACTGTGGTGCTTCGATGGGGGAACTGCCTCCCTGA
- a CDS encoding permease — protein MSNQTVARRQANKKTIVWGLCLFLLVGIVLAWPVHAANAAMFVVWGLVAVAPIVIPGILLAAWIIASGADTHIAGAFEGRTLQTVVVASLIGAITPVCGVTVLPLMAGLLAAGLPLAPIMAFWLSSPITDPAMLATTAATLGLSFAIGKTLAAFGLGLFGGAVTGLFAKTPWALNALRDTGLARQMSAARCRAALTFDPWVWRTKARRRSFGTQFWATARLILICLIPAFAAEYALNAALTPGALATYVGEDQWWAIPAAVFVGAPAYIDGYGALPLTRGLIDNGMSEGAAMAFLVSGGVVSIWGAMAIAPILKLKPFLLYLTLAVLGSLAAGYIFEWVV, from the coding sequence ATGTCCAATCAAACAGTTGCCCGCCGACAAGCAAACAAGAAAACGATTGTGTGGGGCCTATGCCTTTTCCTGTTGGTAGGCATTGTTCTGGCTTGGCCAGTACACGCTGCGAATGCCGCCATGTTCGTCGTGTGGGGTCTGGTTGCCGTCGCCCCTATCGTTATTCCGGGCATTCTTCTTGCGGCATGGATCATCGCCAGTGGAGCAGATACGCACATTGCTGGCGCGTTCGAGGGCAGGACGCTGCAAACGGTAGTGGTTGCGTCGCTAATTGGGGCCATTACACCGGTCTGCGGCGTCACCGTGTTGCCATTGATGGCTGGGCTGTTGGCTGCGGGCTTGCCGCTGGCTCCGATCATGGCTTTCTGGTTGTCATCCCCGATCACAGACCCAGCGATGCTCGCGACAACAGCCGCGACTCTTGGTCTGAGCTTTGCGATTGGCAAAACGCTCGCGGCGTTCGGATTGGGCCTCTTCGGTGGCGCGGTGACCGGACTGTTCGCCAAGACGCCGTGGGCACTGAACGCGCTGCGCGACACCGGTTTGGCACGCCAAATGAGCGCCGCGCGTTGTCGAGCGGCCCTGACCTTCGACCCATGGGTCTGGAGGACCAAGGCTCGTCGGCGGTCATTTGGCACCCAATTTTGGGCAACGGCGCGGCTCATCCTGATTTGCCTAATTCCCGCATTCGCTGCCGAATATGCTTTGAACGCTGCTCTGACCCCTGGGGCGCTTGCGACATATGTTGGCGAAGATCAATGGTGGGCCATACCCGCCGCCGTCTTTGTCGGCGCACCGGCTTATATCGACGGTTATGGCGCACTCCCACTAACGCGCGGGCTGATTGACAACGGCATGTCCGAGGGCGCTGCCATGGCCTTTCTGGTTTCGGGTGGTGTGGTCAGTATTTGGGGGGCTATGGCCATCGCGCCGATTCTTAAACTGAAGCCCTTTTTGCTGTATCTTACCTTGGCTGTTCTGGGCTCGTTGGCAGCGGGGTATATATTTGAGTGGGTAGTTTAG
- a CDS encoding LysR substrate-binding domain-containing protein: MENLDSDLLRTFVAVAEAGSVTDGAVRIYRSQSATSLQIKRLEAILGQPVFERHGRGVTLSDTGRRLLPVAQDVTARLDAVLRNISQDAVTGKLRLGVPDDHGRAKLAGIIAAFTRHHPKVELDVTCALSTCFPDALDKGLLDLAIYEVERPSRHEEVLVEDPTCWMSSAHRDFSADESLPVALFDHACWWRDAAIASLEARGKPYRIAYSSQSVSGVIAAVEAGIAIGLLGRSSLHSGLSVAGKNLGFGNTPASKLVMGASGSQKAGPQDAMKEAIRAAFLVKV; this comes from the coding sequence ATGGAAAATCTTGACAGCGATTTACTGCGCACGTTTGTTGCCGTGGCTGAAGCGGGAAGCGTTACAGACGGCGCGGTGCGCATCTACCGGTCGCAATCCGCTACCAGTCTTCAGATCAAGCGCCTTGAAGCCATCCTTGGTCAGCCTGTTTTCGAACGGCACGGTCGCGGTGTCACCTTGAGCGACACGGGACGCCGGCTGCTCCCGGTAGCACAAGATGTGACTGCACGCCTCGACGCCGTGCTGCGCAATATTTCTCAAGATGCTGTCACGGGCAAGCTGCGCTTGGGTGTTCCTGATGATCACGGCCGTGCGAAGCTCGCGGGGATCATCGCGGCTTTCACCCGTCACCATCCGAAGGTCGAATTGGATGTGACCTGCGCTTTGAGCACGTGCTTTCCAGATGCGTTGGACAAGGGATTACTCGATCTCGCGATCTATGAGGTGGAACGTCCGTCGCGCCATGAAGAAGTGCTGGTCGAGGACCCAACGTGTTGGATGTCATCAGCGCATCGAGATTTCTCAGCCGATGAAAGCCTGCCAGTGGCCTTATTCGATCATGCCTGCTGGTGGCGCGATGCGGCTATCGCGTCTCTTGAGGCACGAGGAAAACCATATCGCATTGCCTACTCCAGCCAAAGCGTCTCAGGCGTAATCGCAGCTGTCGAAGCAGGCATCGCAATCGGTCTGCTGGGCCGCTCGTCATTGCATTCTGGCCTGTCGGTTGCGGGAAAGAATCTTGGCTTCGGAAATACGCCTGCCTCGAAGCTGGTGATGGGGGCAAGTGGATCCCAGAAGGCTGGACCGCAGGACGCAATGAAAGAGGCTATCCGTGCCGCGTTTTTGGTCAAGGTCTAG
- a CDS encoding thiol-disulfide oxidoreductase DCC family protein yields the protein MAALAERTAYSYRSDPAVPAFDDSGQIAVMDGDCALCSWGARTIAKLDKAGTFRLCPVQSKTGDALVRHYGLDPVDPETWLFIEDGQAWSGMEAIIRIGERLGGAARLASLLRVLPRGLHEWIYRRIAHNRYRFGKSDMCATPDDKLRRRLMT from the coding sequence ATGGCAGCACTTGCAGAGAGAACAGCCTATTCGTATCGATCGGATCCAGCCGTTCCTGCCTTCGACGATAGTGGTCAAATAGCGGTCATGGACGGCGACTGCGCACTTTGCTCCTGGGGTGCGCGCACAATCGCGAAACTGGATAAAGCTGGGACGTTCCGTCTCTGCCCCGTCCAGTCGAAAACCGGCGATGCTCTCGTGCGTCATTACGGACTGGACCCCGTGGACCCTGAGACTTGGCTCTTTATCGAAGACGGGCAAGCATGGTCCGGTATGGAAGCGATCATCCGGATTGGCGAGCGCTTGGGCGGTGCAGCAAGGCTCGCCAGCCTGTTACGCGTTCTCCCGCGAGGGCTCCACGAATGGATATATCGCCGTATAGCGCACAATCGGTATCGCTTCGGCAAGTCCGATATGTGCGCTACGCCCGACGATAAGCTGCGCCGAAGACTGATGACCTGA